The window ACCATGCTGATCTCGGAACTGCACGGAAAGCTGGCGCGCAAGTCGTTCTGAGGCGCAGTGGATCGCTTGCACGGCTCGCGCGTGGGCGAGCCCGTGGCAAATGTTTTTAGACGCGGATCAACGCGGAAAAAATCTGATCCGGAAGATCTGATCCGCGTTTTTCCGCGTCCAACGCTTCAAGAGGACGTTTGCCAGCGGCCGCGACCGGTCACTTCCCGCCGCGCTTCGCCTGCAACGCGCCCACCGCCTCCAGCATTTCCTTGACGTGCTGGTTGGGGTTCATCGCATCGAACTCCGCCGCGATGCGGCCGTCTTTGCCGATCAGGTAGGAGGTGCGGCTGGACAGGTCCGGCTTCATCGTCATGGTGGCGTCGAACGATCTGGCGATCTTCGCGCCCTCGTCGGCGGCGACCGGGAACTTGCCGGCGCATTTCTCGGTGTCCTTCGAGAACTCCTCCAGTCGGTCGGTATTGCCGGCGGTGATGCCGATCACACTCGCGCCCTGCGCCTTGAACTTGTCGATGGCCTGCGAGAACGCCGCCGCTTCCACGTTGCAGCCCGGCGTGAACGCGGCCGGGAAGAAGTACAGCACCACCGGGCCGTTCTTCAGCGCGTCGGCAAGATCGAAGGTGAAGGGCTGGCCGGCCAGATAGGCCGGTGCGGTGAACGCGGGCGCGGCGACGCCGGGTTTGAGCGCGGCCAGCGCCGGCGTCGAGAGGGCGAGGGCAAGGGCGAAAGCGACGAGGCGGCGCATGGCGGATTCCGGCGGGCGGGGATGCACTACCTTACCGCTGCCGGGTAATGCCGGCGTGATCGTTTATTTACGCAGCAGCGCCTTGTCGAGCCGGGCGGCGACGCCGACGTTGCGGCCGGCCAGATTGGGAACGCCGTAGCGCACGGAACTGCCCAGCAGGATCGCGCATTCGGACAGCGTGTAGCCGTAGTCCTGCTGCAGCCATTGCACCAGCCCGGTGGTGGCTGAGCGCAGCGCCTCGTCCAGCGAGCCGGCCTGGCCGAGCACCATGAGCTCGGTGGCCGATTCGACGCGCGGCATGCGGATCGCCTTGCCCTTGATGACATCGACCGTGAGTTCGACGTCCATCGAGGTTTCCAGCG is drawn from Thermomonas brevis and contains these coding sequences:
- a CDS encoding peroxiredoxin, with the protein product MRRLVAFALALALSTPALAALKPGVAAPAFTAPAYLAGQPFTFDLADALKNGPVVLYFFPAAFTPGCNVEAAAFSQAIDKFKAQGASVIGITAGNTDRLEEFSKDTEKCAGKFPVAADEGAKIARSFDATMTMKPDLSSRTSYLIGKDGRIAAEFDAMNPNQHVKEMLEAVGALQAKRGGK